Sequence from the Primulina huaijiensis isolate GDHJ02 chromosome 16, ASM1229523v2, whole genome shotgun sequence genome:
GGTGTTATCAGGAGGTAAAAACATCGAGTATTTTACTTGCTCTAAAGTCGTTTGTTTTACTTTGGATGTGGTGTTTTGCATTCTCAAGTGTTTTTTGGTGGCTAACGGCTTATGATTTGCAGTTAGGATAACTCATATAATGGTTTCGAATGATGAGTTATAATGGAGTGTTCTGATTTTTGTTGATGGAGATTGCTCtagtgaaatatttattatgaaCAGCTTTTCAATCATGGACAAATATTTTGACCCAGCTACATATGGCCAAAGAAGTCAAGTTTATGGTTTGACTCAGCTACAGGTGTCCAGCATGGAGTCCTACTCACGCTCTGACTCATGCATTCACTTGCATGCACGATATCCTCTTTAAGTTGTGCCTTTGTGTATATTTATTATGACTGGAAGAACTTATTGTTTTCTtatgtatttgaattttttgtgcaGTGTGTGGGTTGCAAGGAGGCCTCCTGGCTATGCTTTCATCGATTTTGACGATCGAAGGGATGCCCAAGATGCCATTAGGGAGCTTGATGGTGAGATTTTCGTAGTTATCTCCATAAAATGTTGAGAAGTTTAGCAGGTTTTACTTTTCCAAATTTCCAGTTGGTCCCCGTTCTGATCTGGCGATTATATTCTTGTTCCCGAATAGGTAAAAATGGTTGGAGAGTTGAGCTTTCACACAACTCAAAAGGTGGtggtggcggcggcggcggtggCCGTGGTGGGGGTCGTGGTCGTTCTGGATCTGATTTGAAATGCTATGAATGTGGCGAGCCTGGCCATTTTGCCCGTGAGTGCAGGATGCAAGGAGGTTCTGGAAGGCGTAGGAGTCGTAGCCCTCCTAGGTATCGCCGGAGCCCAAGTTATGGTAAAAGGTATGATAGGGCAATTTAGATGCGACATTAAGAGTAAAGTCATTGGTCACAATTAATTTTAAACCTGTTGTTTGCCTGTTTTGGTGGGTCAGGAGCTACAGTCCCCGTGGTCGCACTTCTCGACGTCGCAGCTTGTCTCCCAGGGGTCGCAGCCTCAGCAAGTCTCCATATCGTGGACGAGACGAGGTGCCATATGCCAACGGGTGAGATCATAAGTTTCCCTTCTGTGATATCTTCTCATATGCATCTCTTATCTTTTAAGTTTGTTGGAGAATTTACTTTTATTTACCATTCTAACATAGTATTGAGCGATCATCTAATTTTTTAGTTAAATTAAGTGACTTGTAGCTCGAACCAAATTTCAATGGATGAGATTATATGCGTTTGTTAGATAGCTTGAACACACTTTAGGTCCTCTTGTATTCCTTTATTGAAATAAGATATACGCTTACCATGTGCTTTTACATGCAGAAGCTATATATCTGATGTTGCTTGTGTCAAGATTTTCTCTCGATGTTTCTGTTTTATCGCATTTTGATacacataaaaatgaaatgtacaTCATGTATTACATGCCCCAATAGTATCTTTGTAAACTGCaggatattttacaaaaaaatatttggactTGATTACCATATTTCTGCTCTCCATACTGCaggatatttttcaaaaaatatttagtcTTAATTACCATATTTCTGCTCTCCATTTTCCAATGTGCTTTCTTGCTCTTGAATGCTCCTGGCTGAGAAGGTGTTGTTTGTTTTAGCTCTTTTGAGCAAACTCGCTATGAAAATTGAAGATTGTCGTTGATGCATTGGTGTTCTGGTTATCGTATGGGCATTAGTATTTTGAGTGTGttatacttttttatttttggttgtcACATTATTCGATATTtactaattttgtttttattggcTTATGATTTATGCAGAAATGGCATCAGGGAAAGGCGCAGGAGCAGGAGTTGAACTTGGATTAGTTAATAATACTTGTATGTCTATGCAGGAGAATATCCATTGTGTGTTTAGTGCTTGGACTTATTAAGGCCTGTGTAAGTGGGGAGACGCCTACTCGGATTTGGTTGATTATCTTTACTACTTCAGTAGTAAGTTTGTCACTTTATCTGTTGTTGCCATCTTTCTTATGAGCTTTAACTTTGGAACATTCTCAGTTATCTTTTGACTTTTGAGTTCATGGATCAATATCAGTAGCTGATTTACTATTAGAACTTCTCATAGTACTTGCTAAAAATCTATGTTTTGTTTTTGTCATCGAGGTGTTTGCGTGCATCTGCCCTTTCTTGTGGTTTCGACCTTCACCGCACTGCTGTGGGATCTTCAATTCGAAATATTGTTTATCCCAGCTTGCTACTTTCTAGATGCTTCTTTTGATTGCATGTCTGCGGCAGTGATGCTTCTCTCAAATAATTATCGTATTTGATTAGATTTAAGGATGAAGAGCGGCTTCACACTCATCTTGAaggtaattaatttattaaatggaAGTTGTGATTCGACTCACTGCGTTTAGCATTTGTTGGATTTTCCTTTTCAAATGGGGGATGTGGCTTTACGGAGCGAATGTCTACCTTAAAGGGCTCCATATTTTGAGTTAATAAACAAAACCTTGGACCTCATCTATTGCTGTCAGTTGCTTAGAGTGACAATAATCTGACCAGTCTTTTCCCCTTGTGGAAATTTTTATTCAAACGATGAAGTTGGGTCTGAAGTTGGCGTCAATTTGGATCACACTTTTTCCACAAGTTAATAAGAAAAAAAGTTATCCGTTCTAGCATCCCATCGATCCTGCCTTGTCTTGAAGTTTGGCTGCGTAAGTGAGAATGACGCTATAGAACCTTCATGCCTGTCAAAAGGGGGTACAGAAGCTGAGGAAGTCTATTTATGTACTTTTTGTTTATATGTGACCAGTCTTTACTCCTCTGATTTTCTGCTGATAATATGGTTTAATTGGTGGCCGAACCTCTGCTGAACGAAGTATTGAATGTAGAATTTGTACgcattatatatgcatgcacTGATGCactcattatatatttatactgaaaaatgattctgataaaTCCATGTAAAAGTTCAGACATCTAAATATTTCGCGCCGACCCGACTTGCATGTTCTGCTCCTAAGATCTCTCAGACACTATCCACGATCAAATGACGCCAACAACGTCCAAGTTTTATCATGTGTAGTTAACGATATAACATTAGTGCTGATTACGATTTGAATAGACACTTGGCTTGATATAGCTTTTGAATTGCTAAATAGTGTATGTTTGTCAGCGGTTGGGTTATGAATCAACTAGTAAAGCAAAAATCCATCCAGCAAAGTAAAACGACGCtggttattttgatttttatatttgaaagtCAGGATATGAATAAATCTCCaacttatataaaaaaaaaaaaaaaacggttCGAAAACACAACGAACTCATGGGTCGAAACTCTGAAATCCCCATCGAGAACATGTAAAAGAAGCGAGCTTCTTGAATGTATCTCATTTTTTATGCATTTCCAAGTCTGCCATCATCTTAGGCAACTTGTTTCTCTTCTTCTGCTGATATTTTGAATAAGAATACCAAACACCACCGGCTGTGTTGATGACTAGCCCGGTGACATTTAAAGCATGTACTTGTACTCCTCCTAGCAAGACAAAGCCTAGTGTCTGACCAAAACCAAATTGCGAGCAACTAAATAAATCGGTGGGATTTGAATGGATACGAGGAAGAGGACGTTTAAATGTTGCCAACTTACTGTTGAACCGACACCCTTGAGGACGCCAACGATGGTAGTCGTTAAAGCAGAGTTGACAATGGTACACAAGAACATGGTGTAATTCAGAACTATACTCATCACCAGGGAAAGAAGAAGAATGGCCAAAAACGAGAGTGAAGTGCTCTGTAATTCACCGGGAAAATTATGGCTCCTCCTTAAATAATTTTGGTGTGTGCACGATAAAAACAACAGGAAAGTATTACTCCATCTGCAATCGAGCACAAAAAATAGACTCGAGTGGAAGATGTCCTAAACACATTATTACAAGATGCTAGCAAACACATCAAAAAGATGCCTTCAGtctaaacatatatatatttttgtaagtGAGGGTCAATGATTCAAGAATTTCCGCACATAACATAGAATATGAACAACTGGGAGTCTAGGATGACAGAAACCGAAGGAAGAAACCAccgacaattttattttttttccaaactcTGAACCACTAAAAATACCACTCGACATCTGTTAAAGATAACTTTATACATAATTCTTTGATTAAGTTTCAATGCCATTGATACAGAACCAAGCTATTCCATTACATTAACTTATCGATCTCCTTATGTTGGAAATTAACTAAAAATACCAATAAAACTGATCTCAATGACAATATTTAGAGCTTCAAGAACAAGTTCAACATGAGAAAATGCACGCGAGTGATGACAAAAAAGCCCGATATGTGCGAGGTTACAGATAAATTTGAAGACACCAAGTTAATTATATTGATACTTCGGTGATTTTGTAATTTCTTTTAAACAAATTACGTCCGCCATAGTACTAAAATTCCCTTGTTTTTAAAGCATTACCGTCTCTGGCCCTTGTGCATGAGCAACCACagaaaatttctaaaaatgaatttataaatgTTTGAATATGAATCGAGATCTGACCTTGGAAAAAAGTATCGACATGGAATTCGGAAATTCTCCGGTAATTATGATGAGGAATAGCAGAAAAGGTAATGATAAAATGCTGTTATAAAACATGATTTCAACTGAAGAAAGCCCATCCTCTGCACCTGATTTCTCCACTAATACAAGGTACATGGTCTGTATATATGGCCAAAAAAAGAAGCGTTATGCAAGCAACTATCCATATGATTAAAAACCGAGAAAGATAAAATAA
This genomic interval carries:
- the LOC140961217 gene encoding serine/arginine-rich splicing factor RSZ22A-like; the protein is MSRVYVGNLDPRVSERELEDEFRVFGVIRSVWVARRPPGYAFIDFDDRRDAQDAIRELDGKNGWRVELSHNSKGGGGGGGGGRGGGRGRSGSDLKCYECGEPGHFARECRMQGGSGRRRSRSPPRYRRSPSYGKRSYSPRGRTSRRRSLSPRGRSLSKSPYRGRDEVPYANGNGIRERRRSRS
- the LOC140961215 gene encoding UDP-galactose/UDP-glucose transporter 7-like isoform X3, whose translation is MGYNNAKELNVETAKKLVPVSLFYNANVAFALASLKGVNIPMYIAIKRLTPLAVLVAGFFTGKGRPTTQVTLSVLLTAAGVLIAALGDFSFDLFGYSMAFTSVFFQTMYLVLVEKSGAEDGLSSVEIMFYNSILSLPFLLFLIIITGEFPNSMSILFSKSTSLSFLAILLLSLVMSIVLNYTMFLCTIVNSALTTTIVGVLKGVGSTTLGFVLLGGVQVHALNVTGLVINTAGGVWYSYSKYQQKKRNKLPKMMADLEMHKK
- the LOC140961215 gene encoding UDP-galactose/UDP-glucose transporter 7-like isoform X2, with product MAMVFINKAVLMQYAHSMTLLTLQQLVTTLLIRIGRVMGYNNAKELNVETAKKLVPVSLFYNANVAFALASLKGVNIPMYIAIKRLTPLAVLVAGFFTGKGRPTTQVTLSVLLTAAGVLIAALGDFSFDLFGYSMAFTSVFFQTMYLVLVEKSGAEDGLSSVEIMFYNSILSLPFLLFLIIITGEFPNSMSILFSKSTSLSFLAILLLSLVMSIVLNYTMFLCTIVNSALTTTIVGVLKGVGSTTLGFVLLGGVQVHALNVTGLVINTAGGVWYSYSKYQQKKRNKLPKMMADLEMHKK